From the genome of Malus sylvestris chromosome 6, drMalSylv7.2, whole genome shotgun sequence, one region includes:
- the LOC126625035 gene encoding uncharacterized protein LOC126625035: MEGFEVEWKKQAQQWWSQSLHYVHRIPPQQIYAAMAVLLVTTFLLLLVRLFKRPKANTILVTGLSGSGKTVLFYQLRDGSFHQGTVTSMEPNEGTFVLHSEKSKNGKLNPIHVIDVPGHSRLRAKLDDFLPQAAGIVFVVDAVEFLPNCRAASEYLYDILTKASVVRKKIPVLILCNKTDKVTAHSKEFIRKQLEKEIDKLRASRSAVSTADITNEFTLGAPGERFAFLQCQNKVTVGEASGLGGEISQVEQFIRDNVKS; encoded by the exons ATGGAAGGATTTGAAGTGGAATGGAAGAAACAGGCACAGCAATGGTGGTCTCAATCCCTTCACTACGTTCATCGCATTCCGCCTCAACAGATTTATGCCGCCATGGCCGTACTGCTAGTCACCACGTTTTTGCTCTTACTgg TTAGGTTGTTTAAGCGCCCAAAAGCTAATACGATACTAGTGACTGGGCTTAGCGGCAGTGGCAAGACTGTGCTTTTCTATCAA CTTCGGGATGGCTCTTTTCATCAAGGTACTGTCACATCTATGGAACCAAATGAGGGAACTTTTGTGCTTCATTCTGAAAAATCAAAG AATGGAAAGCTAAATCCTATTCATGTTATTGATGTTCCCGGGCATTCTCGCCTTAGAGCCAAACTAGATGATTTCCTCCCTCAAGCTGCTGGTATAGTGTTTGTGGTTGATGCTGTGGAATTCTTACCAAATTGCCGTGCTGCTTCAGA GTACCTGTATGATATTTTGACCAAGGCGAGTGTGGTGAGGAAGAAAATTCCAGTTCTTATTCTCTGCAATAAGACAGACAAAGTGACTGCACATAGCAAGGAATTTATTCGAAAACAATTGGAGAAGGAAAT TGACAAATTACGAGCATCAAGAAGTGCAGTATCAACAGCTGATATTACAAATGAGTTTACACTCGGAGCACCTGGAGAACGATTTGCATTTTTGCAGTGTCAAAACAAAGTTACAGTTGGAGAAGCTTCTGGCCTTGGTGGTGAAATTTCCCAGGTGGAGCAATTTATCAGAGATAACGTAAAGTCGTAG